One stretch of Halobacillus litoralis DNA includes these proteins:
- a CDS encoding GerAB/ArcD/ProY family transporter, with the protein MNKTNQNKEKGEVKPPQQPTQKNEQKLSLRQYFFIIIQTQIGVGVLSVPFELHSVAKQDGWISLLLGAVAIQLLLIGIWIVAKNFPQDTLFTMNDKLFTKWIGRPISILYILYFVGVGTLIILLFCRMINVWVLPNTPLWVTASLMISVCMYMVHGGLIVLGRMYTMLSILIVFLLILVAFGAKEMNIMYLFPFLETGWGRVFSGINQAIFSYFGFIVTLVIFSKVEGTNKQKLKTIVFAHWFVTLFYLFTVLASFTFFSTSELPLVPEPVLYMLKSFTLPVVARIDLFFITIWVINVATTFATYLYLSSIGLSDLFNKQLSTKFIVVIGFVIFTISMYIGMDIKKMENFNNVVTYSGYVFSVTLPLIMVPLSIWRRNKDKGEGTL; encoded by the coding sequence ATGAACAAAACCAATCAAAACAAGGAAAAGGGGGAAGTCAAACCTCCACAACAACCGACACAAAAAAATGAACAGAAGTTGTCCCTCAGACAATATTTTTTCATTATTATCCAAACCCAAATTGGAGTGGGCGTACTGTCAGTTCCATTTGAACTGCACAGTGTAGCTAAGCAAGATGGGTGGATTTCTCTTTTGTTAGGAGCAGTAGCCATCCAACTGTTGCTTATAGGAATTTGGATTGTTGCAAAGAACTTCCCTCAAGATACATTATTTACAATGAATGATAAGTTGTTTACAAAATGGATAGGAAGACCAATCTCCATTTTATACATCCTGTACTTTGTCGGTGTAGGGACGCTTATCATTTTGTTATTCTGCCGGATGATCAATGTCTGGGTTTTACCGAACACGCCTTTATGGGTCACTGCTTCTTTAATGATCTCTGTGTGTATGTATATGGTTCACGGTGGGTTGATAGTTCTTGGGCGGATGTACACCATGCTTTCTATATTGATTGTGTTTTTGCTCATTCTTGTGGCCTTCGGAGCAAAAGAGATGAATATCATGTATCTATTTCCTTTCTTAGAAACTGGATGGGGAAGGGTATTTTCTGGCATCAACCAAGCCATTTTTTCCTATTTTGGTTTTATTGTTACGTTGGTTATTTTTTCGAAGGTGGAAGGAACGAACAAACAAAAGTTGAAAACCATAGTTTTTGCCCACTGGTTTGTGACACTCTTTTATTTGTTTACGGTTCTTGCAAGTTTCACTTTTTTCAGTACCAGTGAACTTCCACTAGTTCCTGAACCCGTTTTGTATATGTTGAAATCGTTCACTCTCCCTGTTGTAGCTCGAATTGACTTGTTTTTTATTACGATATGGGTGATTAATGTGGCCACCACATTTGCGACATATCTGTACTTATCGAGTATCGGCTTATCGGATTTGTTCAATAAACAGTTATCTACAAAATTTATTGTGGTGATCGGTTTCGTTATATTTACCATTAGTATGTATATTGGTATGGATATTAAAAAAATGGAAAACTTCAACAATGTGGTGACCTATTCTGGTTATGTTTTTTCTGTGACTCTACCACTAATTATGGTTCCTTTAAGCATTTGGCGGAGGAACAAGGACAAGGGGGAGGGGACATTATGA
- a CDS encoding spore germination protein produces MSEPSGEKEVPSSRKLSENVKYLLDAFHNTNDLKIRVLKKGNAALLYFESLAEHEKIHEKIFAPIEMGHTENVFHLPNAKQTIDLEEAVRTLLRGHALFIEEGKREIAQFSVTSSFGRTPEEPQNEKVVRGAHDGFVENMMTNINLIRKRVEHRDLTIKYFKLGKKTNTNVAVIYMDGIADPTLVQEVETRLHSVDSDMIHSPGHVEEFIEDQSNSPFPQMLNTERPDRVAANLVEGRVAILSEGSPTTLIAPATFFMFYQAPDDYNMRWFTGTFVRLIRLFSFVIAVSLPALYIAVVSFHFEVIPDELIIPIKASINEIAYPPILEALVMVIIIELIREAGIRLPAPIGQTIGIVGGLVIGDAVVRAGLVSNLMVIVVALTAIASFVVPSNELSTALRLLTFPLILLAGTIGFIGIVFGMLFILTHLTRLHSFGVPYFAPLAPLSLVDLKDTFVRLPMYMMKLRPKDAHAVKPIALDPSREWRNRDEQNQSKQGKGGSQTSTTTDTKK; encoded by the coding sequence ATGTCCGAACCATCAGGTGAGAAAGAAGTACCCAGCTCAAGAAAGTTGTCTGAGAACGTCAAGTATCTCTTAGATGCTTTTCATAACACGAATGATTTGAAAATACGCGTCTTGAAAAAAGGTAATGCGGCTTTATTATATTTTGAATCTTTAGCTGAACACGAAAAAATTCATGAAAAGATTTTTGCGCCAATCGAAATGGGGCATACCGAAAACGTTTTCCATCTACCGAATGCAAAGCAGACCATTGACTTAGAAGAAGCCGTGCGAACTCTTTTACGCGGTCATGCCCTTTTTATAGAAGAAGGAAAGAGGGAAATCGCACAGTTCAGTGTGACCTCTTCATTTGGTCGGACACCGGAGGAACCACAAAATGAAAAGGTGGTTCGTGGCGCCCATGATGGTTTTGTGGAAAACATGATGACAAACATCAACCTCATCCGCAAAAGGGTAGAACACAGAGATTTAACAATTAAATATTTTAAGTTGGGTAAAAAGACGAACACGAATGTGGCTGTCATCTACATGGATGGAATCGCGGATCCTACGCTTGTCCAGGAGGTAGAGACCCGACTACATTCCGTTGATTCAGATATGATTCATAGTCCGGGACACGTGGAAGAATTTATTGAAGATCAATCGAATTCTCCATTTCCTCAAATGTTAAATACAGAAAGGCCTGATCGTGTGGCAGCTAATTTAGTTGAGGGGAGAGTCGCTATTTTGTCGGAAGGGAGCCCTACAACTCTTATTGCCCCCGCTACTTTTTTTATGTTTTATCAAGCGCCGGATGACTATAATATGCGATGGTTCACAGGCACGTTTGTCCGTTTGATACGACTCTTCAGTTTTGTGATAGCTGTGAGTTTACCTGCCTTATATATTGCAGTAGTGAGTTTCCATTTTGAGGTCATTCCTGATGAACTAATCATTCCAATTAAAGCATCCATTAATGAAATAGCGTATCCCCCCATACTAGAGGCTCTTGTAATGGTTATCATCATTGAACTAATCAGGGAAGCCGGGATACGATTGCCCGCTCCCATTGGCCAGACCATTGGTATTGTCGGTGGTCTTGTCATCGGTGACGCGGTGGTACGTGCAGGACTTGTTTCCAACTTAATGGTTATTGTTGTGGCATTGACTGCTATTGCTTCCTTTGTGGTCCCTTCCAATGAATTGAGTACTGCTCTCAGGTTATTAACTTTCCCACTGATCTTACTCGCAGGAACGATCGGTTTTATTGGAATTGTATTCGGAATGTTATTCATACTGACTCACCTGACACGTCTTCATTCTTTCGGTGTTCCTTATTTTGCGCCTCTTGCACCGTTAAGTCTGGTTGATTTGAAAGATACGTTTGTCCGTTTGCCCATGTATATGATGAAGCTTAGGCCGAAGGATGCTCATGCAGTAAAACCCATAGCTTTGGACCCTTCAAGGGAGTGGAGAAACCGTGATGAACAAAACCAATCAAAACAAGGAAAAGGGGGAAGTCAAACCTCCACAACAACCGACACAAAAAAATGA
- a CDS encoding NCS2 family permease, with translation MLNKWFRLNENHTDVKTELLAGVTTFLTMVYIVVVNPAILSSAGVPFEQVFMATIIAAVVGTLIMAFAANYPIAIAPGMGLNAYFVTEVVQQDVSYSVILGAVFVSGILFVLLSLTSLRKTLITAIPPSLKYGITSGIGLFIAFLGLRMSGIIVPSEETLVTLGDLTAKGPLLTVFGLFFTLVLIARNVTGGLFIGMFVTGIIGFFTGQLQLEGFVEAPPAPVFWDMDIGAVFSNGLYTVIFAFLLVTIFDTTGTMIGVAEQAGFIRKDGSLPRARAALMADASATTVGAMFGTSPSSAYIESSSGVAAGGRTGLTTMVVAVLFILSMFFAPIVGAVSGLPAITAPVLIIVGCFMMGGLAKVNWGTFDDAFPAFIIILSMPLTSSIATGISFGFITYPLLKLVTGKGKEVHWMLYMFAIIFILQMVFFPGH, from the coding sequence ATGTTAAACAAATGGTTCCGATTAAATGAAAATCATACAGACGTCAAAACAGAGCTGCTTGCAGGAGTAACGACTTTTTTGACGATGGTCTATATCGTTGTCGTTAACCCGGCAATTCTCTCAAGTGCAGGGGTGCCATTTGAACAAGTGTTCATGGCGACGATCATCGCGGCCGTCGTTGGTACGTTAATCATGGCCTTTGCTGCCAATTATCCCATTGCCATTGCTCCTGGTATGGGTTTGAATGCTTATTTCGTTACAGAAGTTGTTCAACAGGATGTCAGTTATTCTGTTATTCTTGGAGCTGTTTTTGTTTCTGGTATATTATTTGTACTCCTTAGTCTGACAAGCTTACGGAAAACGTTGATTACAGCGATTCCTCCTTCCTTGAAATATGGAATCACATCAGGAATCGGTTTATTTATAGCCTTCCTCGGGTTAAGAATGTCAGGCATCATCGTTCCTAGTGAAGAGACGCTGGTTACGCTTGGTGACTTGACGGCAAAAGGTCCATTGTTGACTGTATTCGGACTTTTCTTCACGTTGGTCCTCATCGCAAGAAACGTGACGGGTGGATTGTTCATCGGTATGTTTGTAACAGGCATCATCGGCTTTTTTACAGGACAGCTTCAGCTTGAAGGCTTCGTCGAAGCACCTCCAGCTCCTGTTTTCTGGGATATGGATATTGGAGCGGTATTCAGCAATGGCCTATATACGGTTATTTTCGCTTTCCTTCTTGTCACGATTTTTGACACCACAGGAACGATGATCGGTGTGGCAGAACAAGCTGGTTTCATCCGCAAAGATGGAAGCCTTCCGAGGGCGCGTGCTGCTTTAATGGCGGATGCGTCAGCTACAACCGTTGGAGCTATGTTCGGAACGAGTCCTTCATCCGCATACATTGAATCTTCTTCAGGGGTAGCAGCAGGAGGTCGAACAGGCTTAACGACAATGGTCGTTGCAGTATTGTTTATTTTATCCATGTTTTTTGCCCCTATCGTTGGAGCAGTATCCGGCTTACCAGCTATTACCGCTCCTGTCCTAATTATTGTAGGTTGCTTTATGATGGGTGGTCTTGCAAAAGTGAACTGGGGGACTTTTGATGATGCTTTCCCAGCCTTCATCATTATCCTTTCCATGCCACTCACATCCAGTATTGCAACAGGGATCTCTTTTGGCTTTATTACGTATCCATTGTTAAAGCTTGTCACCGGAAAAGGGAAAGAAGTGCATTGGATGTTATATATGTTCGCGATTATTTTCATCTTACAAATGGTCTTTTTCCCAGGCCACTAA
- a CDS encoding PH domain-containing protein: MMFEPKRLHPISAIINFVKTLKDAALPLIIVLVLNGNIFSGEVDWIPLLIWIGVLLLVLGAGIIRWLRFTYRMEEGELRIEYGLIFRKKRYIPIDRIQSLDFSEGIFHRPLNLVKVSVETAGSTGNEKAEAELTAIRKEEADSLEEAIFQEKKRRNIRPDDDTWDTEEAQTEIEEPKREKVYAMSMKEIVMMAITSGGAGVVISGVAVFFSQFMDLLPVGTIYNEILDWIQISVLVIAFTALVILLVAYGISIVMTILRYANFSVFIDEDDLIITRGWLEKKQMTIPLNRIQGVRMEENLIRQPLGYASITLISAGGSVLKNDEHQLRLLPMIKKAEVGKILTKVLPDYDVVDDFHRPPRRSLFRYILRHSWFGFLAAIPISIFFFPYGLLSVVAGCFLAVLGWLAYHDAGWNILEDQLTLRSRGIIKQTYFMKKYRIQAFYKKQTYFQKRKHLSSMEVMLTSGGGRSLASCYYLEKSDTEEMMEWYRVKRVSEKPPEE, translated from the coding sequence ATGATGTTTGAACCAAAAAGACTTCACCCAATCTCAGCTATCATCAACTTTGTAAAGACATTAAAAGATGCCGCTTTGCCATTGATTATTGTACTCGTGTTAAATGGAAACATATTCAGTGGAGAAGTGGATTGGATTCCATTGCTAATATGGATTGGTGTGCTGCTCCTTGTTTTGGGGGCAGGGATCATTCGCTGGCTGCGCTTTACATACCGTATGGAAGAGGGAGAGCTGAGAATTGAATATGGTCTTATTTTCCGTAAAAAGAGGTACATCCCTATTGACCGAATTCAAAGCCTTGATTTCTCAGAGGGCATTTTTCATCGTCCTTTAAATCTCGTAAAGGTTTCGGTGGAGACGGCAGGCTCAACGGGGAATGAAAAGGCAGAGGCCGAACTGACAGCCATCCGGAAAGAAGAAGCAGATTCCTTGGAAGAAGCCATTTTCCAGGAGAAGAAACGCAGAAACATTAGACCGGATGACGACACTTGGGATACCGAAGAAGCCCAAACAGAAATAGAAGAACCGAAACGTGAAAAGGTCTATGCTATGTCAATGAAGGAGATCGTGATGATGGCCATCACTTCTGGAGGAGCAGGGGTAGTAATTTCCGGGGTAGCTGTCTTCTTCTCTCAATTTATGGACCTTTTACCCGTAGGTACGATCTACAATGAAATCCTTGATTGGATTCAAATTAGTGTACTGGTTATCGCCTTTACGGCTCTTGTGATATTATTAGTGGCTTATGGGATCTCGATTGTGATGACGATTCTAAGGTATGCCAACTTTTCTGTTTTTATTGACGAAGATGATCTGATTATTACGCGTGGATGGCTTGAGAAAAAGCAGATGACCATACCTTTGAATCGTATACAAGGCGTTCGAATGGAAGAAAACTTAATTCGACAGCCTTTGGGGTACGCTTCGATCACGTTAATCAGTGCAGGGGGATCGGTCTTAAAAAATGATGAGCATCAGTTACGCCTTCTGCCAATGATTAAAAAAGCAGAAGTTGGGAAAATCCTGACAAAGGTGCTTCCTGATTATGATGTTGTGGATGATTTCCATCGACCACCCAGGCGATCGTTGTTCCGTTACATTCTGCGCCATTCATGGTTCGGCTTTTTAGCGGCGATTCCCATCAGCATCTTCTTTTTTCCTTATGGTCTGCTTTCCGTTGTGGCGGGGTGCTTCTTGGCCGTGCTTGGGTGGCTTGCCTATCATGACGCAGGGTGGAATATTCTTGAGGACCAACTGACCTTAAGATCGAGAGGAATCATCAAACAAACCTACTTCATGAAAAAATACCGTATCCAAGCGTTTTACAAAAAACAGACGTATTTTCAAAAAAGGAAACACCTCTCAAGCATGGAGGTCATGTTGACTTCGGGAGGAGGCAGGTCACTCGCTTCCTGCTACTACCTTGAGAAATCGGATACGGAAGAAATGATGGAATGGTATAGAGTTAAGCGAGTAAGTGAAAAACCGCCAGAGGAATGA
- a CDS encoding PH domain-containing protein codes for MEQQPTQRISQRARTVWRIYGWIQVGIILLLTIGLTVTVFLWDWPWWIVLIGLGIALLEVLSFVWLVPSLRWKRWRYDVTETEIDLQYGLFIVTRTLVPMVRVQHVDTEQGPLLRKFRLSTISISTAATVHKIPALDEQEAERLRQSISSLARVAEDDV; via the coding sequence ATGGAACAGCAACCGACACAAAGAATATCACAGCGAGCACGTACAGTGTGGCGCATTTATGGTTGGATTCAAGTAGGAATCATTCTTTTGTTGACCATCGGTCTGACCGTCACCGTTTTCTTATGGGATTGGCCGTGGTGGATTGTCCTAATTGGGCTCGGCATCGCTTTGCTGGAGGTCCTTTCATTTGTCTGGCTCGTGCCAAGTTTACGATGGAAAAGGTGGAGGTATGACGTCACTGAAACAGAAATCGATCTGCAGTACGGATTATTTATCGTGACGCGCACGCTTGTGCCTATGGTAAGAGTTCAACATGTGGATACAGAACAAGGACCATTACTCAGGAAATTCCGTTTATCCACCATCAGTATTTCTACGGCTGCGACGGTACATAAAATTCCGGCATTGGATGAGCAGGAAGCCGAGCGTCTACGTCAGTCCATCTCTTCCTTAGCAAGGGTGGCGGAAGATGATGTTTGA
- the proC gene encoding pyrroline-5-carboxylate reductase, translating to MNKRIGFIGCGQMGQAMIQGMIDAGLVKARDIAATALSDETIDFVTDEYGINISNENKRVARESDLLFLAVKPYVYQGVVHEIKDEVPEDTVVVTIAAGITLEAMNEAFGRNVKVIRSMPNTPSLVGAGMSVLCPNDFVTKEELAEVMEVFESFGEAEIVEEKLMDAVPAVSGSSPAFVYMLIEAMADAAVQQGFPRDKAYKMVSQTVQGAAQMVKETGRHPGELKDAVCTPGGTTIAGVTKLEEAGYRNAIIQGMTACTGKSKALSEGRK from the coding sequence GTGAACAAACGTATAGGTTTTATCGGTTGTGGCCAAATGGGGCAGGCGATGATTCAAGGCATGATAGATGCAGGCCTTGTGAAGGCGCGGGATATCGCTGCGACGGCTTTATCCGATGAAACGATTGACTTTGTGACTGATGAATACGGAATTAATATTTCCAATGAAAATAAGCGAGTGGCAAGAGAGAGTGATCTGCTTTTCTTAGCTGTTAAACCCTACGTGTATCAGGGAGTCGTCCATGAAATTAAGGATGAAGTACCTGAGGATACAGTGGTTGTCACTATCGCTGCGGGAATCACACTTGAAGCTATGAATGAAGCCTTTGGTCGCAATGTGAAAGTGATTCGTTCCATGCCGAACACCCCTTCGCTTGTCGGAGCAGGTATGAGCGTTTTGTGCCCGAACGATTTCGTGACAAAAGAAGAATTAGCGGAAGTGATGGAAGTGTTTGAAAGCTTTGGAGAAGCTGAAATCGTAGAAGAAAAGTTGATGGATGCGGTTCCGGCCGTTAGTGGCTCTTCACCGGCTTTTGTTTACATGCTCATTGAGGCTATGGCAGATGCAGCTGTTCAACAAGGTTTCCCAAGAGACAAAGCCTATAAAATGGTTTCTCAGACTGTCCAAGGGGCGGCTCAAATGGTCAAAGAGACCGGACGACACCCTGGGGAGCTGAAGGATGCCGTATGCACTCCGGGCGGTACAACCATTGCTGGTGTAACAAAGCTTGAAGAAGCGGGTTACAGAAATGCGATCATTCAAGGGATGACTGCTTGCACAGGAAAGTCCAAAGCATTATCAGAAGGAAGAAAATAA
- a CDS encoding potassium/proton antiporter codes for MIQEILESNQFIMLMALLLIVSIVVTKFSSRLGVPSLVLFIAVGMLVGNDGLGFIYFDNPEIAQLIGVIALIVILFEGGMLTKWKDIRPVVAPSISLATVGVVLTTSIVALAAKFILHIGWFEAFLVGSIVGSTDAAAVFAVLKGKNVRPKLEATLEAESGTNDPMAVFLTISFIQLLTIDQVNILGMIGSFFWQMGAGLAVGAGIGYLASLSLNRINLDSSGLYPLFALGFAFLSYSSSSLLQASGLLAVYVTAVVIGNAELAYRYSILRFHEGFGWMAQILMFIILGLFVSPTEVFTWPVMMDGLFIALVLIFIARPVATFLSLAGFSFTMKEKYFLSWAGLRGAVPIVLAIFPMLAGIQNNQLIFNVVFFTVLTSALVQGSSITRIAERFKLVSDKLGNPIHSLELISIGKANVEMIEFDVTERNIVVGQTLENMELPDRALINAIIRDGDVITPYGQTEIKAGDTLYILVARKNKKEVKKLLEAIKEDEGEHEKSRA; via the coding sequence ATGATTCAGGAAATTTTAGAGTCCAATCAATTCATCATGCTGATGGCTCTATTGCTTATTGTCAGTATCGTCGTTACAAAGTTCTCTTCCAGGCTCGGGGTTCCTTCTCTTGTTTTGTTTATTGCTGTAGGGATGCTCGTAGGGAATGATGGGCTTGGATTCATTTACTTTGATAACCCGGAAATTGCTCAGTTGATTGGTGTCATCGCCTTGATTGTTATTTTGTTTGAAGGTGGTATGCTGACGAAGTGGAAAGACATACGGCCTGTAGTGGCTCCTTCCATTTCTTTAGCTACAGTAGGTGTCGTACTTACGACATCCATTGTAGCCTTAGCTGCAAAGTTCATCTTACATATCGGTTGGTTTGAAGCTTTTCTTGTAGGGTCCATTGTAGGATCTACGGATGCTGCTGCCGTTTTTGCTGTCTTAAAAGGTAAAAATGTCCGCCCTAAACTTGAAGCGACACTAGAAGCAGAGTCTGGTACAAACGATCCTATGGCTGTGTTTCTGACTATTTCTTTTATCCAATTGCTCACGATCGATCAAGTCAATATATTAGGGATGATCGGTTCATTCTTTTGGCAGATGGGGGCAGGACTCGCTGTCGGAGCGGGGATCGGTTACTTGGCGAGCTTATCGCTTAACCGAATCAATCTTGATTCCAGTGGACTTTATCCTTTGTTCGCCTTAGGTTTCGCCTTTTTATCATACAGTTCGAGTTCACTTCTCCAAGCGAGTGGTCTTTTAGCTGTATATGTAACAGCGGTTGTCATTGGAAATGCAGAACTTGCGTACCGTTATTCGATCTTGCGTTTCCATGAAGGATTTGGCTGGATGGCGCAAATCCTTATGTTCATAATCCTGGGATTGTTCGTTTCTCCCACAGAGGTTTTCACATGGCCCGTTATGATGGATGGGTTGTTCATAGCGCTTGTGCTTATTTTTATTGCGAGGCCTGTAGCCACGTTCTTAAGCCTGGCCGGTTTTTCCTTTACGATGAAGGAAAAGTACTTTCTTTCCTGGGCTGGGCTGCGTGGTGCTGTACCTATCGTACTTGCCATATTCCCAATGCTTGCAGGAATTCAAAATAACCAGCTCATCTTTAACGTTGTTTTCTTTACTGTCCTCACCTCAGCTCTTGTCCAAGGTTCGTCCATCACACGGATCGCCGAACGTTTCAAACTTGTTTCCGATAAGCTTGGAAATCCGATTCATTCTCTTGAGTTGATTTCCATCGGCAAAGCGAACGTTGAAATGATTGAGTTTGATGTAACGGAAAGAAACATCGTAGTTGGTCAGACTTTAGAGAATATGGAATTGCCTGACCGAGCATTAATCAATGCAATTATCCGTGATGGGGATGTAATCACCCCTTATGGTCAAACAGAAATCAAAGCTGGAGATACGTTGTATATCCTTGTAGCTAGAAAAAATAAAAAAGAAGTGAAGAAGCTTCTTGAAGCGATCAAAGAAGATGAAGGAGAACACGAAAAAAGCCGAGCTTAA
- the yhbH gene encoding sporulation protein YhbH, with amino-acid sequence MDEEMSFVIAEDDWSLHRKGYDDQRRHQEKVKDAMSKQLPDLITEENIVMSNGKRVVKIPIRSLDEYKIRYNHEKNKHAGQGEGDSEVGDVVAQAPQQSKGKPGDGEGAGDQAGEDYYEAEISLAELEEALFKELTLPNLDEKEKDNIIHTDIEFSDIRKTGLTGNIDKKRTMLEAYKRNALGGEASFAPIYPEDIRFKTWNEKTKPESKAVVIAMMDTSGSMGQWEKYMARSFFFWMTRFLNRNYETVEIEFVAHHTQAKVVSEDDFFSKGESGGTICSSAYRKALELIETKYSPERYNIYPFHFSDGDNLTSDNKRCLGLIEQLIEVSQMFGYGEVNQYNRSSSLMQAYKSIDHPKFRYYILRRKADVFHAMKQFFSEQVEEMLS; translated from the coding sequence ATGGATGAAGAGATGAGTTTCGTAATCGCCGAAGACGACTGGTCCCTCCATCGGAAAGGCTACGACGATCAGCGGCGACATCAAGAAAAAGTGAAGGATGCCATGAGCAAGCAGTTACCTGATCTCATTACTGAAGAAAATATTGTGATGTCGAATGGAAAGCGTGTCGTTAAGATTCCAATACGTTCACTTGATGAATATAAGATCCGTTATAATCACGAGAAGAATAAACATGCAGGACAAGGTGAAGGGGATAGTGAAGTCGGGGATGTCGTTGCTCAAGCGCCGCAACAATCGAAAGGTAAGCCTGGCGATGGAGAGGGAGCCGGTGATCAAGCTGGCGAAGATTATTATGAGGCAGAGATTTCATTAGCAGAATTAGAGGAAGCCTTGTTTAAGGAATTGACCTTACCGAATTTGGATGAAAAGGAAAAAGACAATATCATTCATACAGATATCGAGTTCAGTGATATCAGGAAAACAGGGTTGACTGGGAACATCGACAAGAAGAGGACAATGCTTGAAGCGTACAAACGGAACGCTTTAGGTGGGGAAGCTTCATTTGCACCGATATACCCAGAAGATATTCGCTTTAAAACGTGGAATGAGAAAACCAAACCGGAATCAAAAGCTGTCGTTATTGCAATGATGGATACAAGTGGTTCCATGGGACAATGGGAAAAATATATGGCCAGAAGTTTCTTTTTCTGGATGACTAGGTTCCTGAACCGAAATTATGAAACCGTGGAGATTGAATTTGTTGCGCACCACACACAAGCAAAAGTCGTCAGTGAAGATGATTTCTTTTCCAAAGGAGAGAGTGGAGGGACGATCTGCTCCTCGGCTTATCGTAAGGCATTAGAATTAATTGAGACGAAGTATTCGCCGGAGCGTTACAATATTTATCCGTTCCACTTCTCCGACGGGGACAATTTAACATCCGATAATAAACGCTGCCTGGGATTGATTGAACAACTTATTGAAGTTTCACAAATGTTTGGGTATGGAGAAGTCAACCAATACAATCGTTCCTCAAGTTTGATGCAGGCCTATAAATCAATTGACCACCCTAAGTTCCGTTATTACATTTTGAGAAGAAAAGCAGATGTGTTTCATGCTATGAAACAATTCTTCAGTGAACAAGTAGAAGAGATGCTAAGCTGA
- the odhB gene encoding 2-oxoglutarate dehydrogenase complex dihydrolipoyllysine-residue succinyltransferase, translating into MKEIKVPELAESITEGTISEWLVKKGDQVEKGDPILELETDKVNVEVNADASGVIAELLREAGDDVEVGDVIAKVDENGEGGGSDEDTSSDEEESEQEEKAEESNKEKESEKEEQQQSSEEKKGSSSKDSKDVIATPAARKRARELGIDLSEISARDPLGRIRPEDVDAAAKGEAKQESKGSSKSSSEDTPKKQEKKKEETKKTEFDKPVERVKMSRRRQTIAKRLVEAQQESAMLTTFNEVDMTNVMKLRSERKESFLKKHDIKLGFMSFFTKAAVGALKEFPLLNAEIQGNEIIKKQFYDIGMAVSTDEGLVVPVVRDADRLDFAGIEKGIADLATKARNKELGLEDLQGGSFTITNGGIFGSMLSTPILNAPQVGILGLHNIEKRAKVMPDDTIEARPMMYIALSYDHRIVDGKDAVQFLRRIKEMIEDPFDLLLEG; encoded by the coding sequence ATGAAGGAAATTAAGGTTCCTGAATTAGCTGAATCCATAACAGAAGGTACAATATCAGAATGGCTCGTCAAAAAAGGAGATCAAGTGGAAAAAGGCGATCCGATTTTAGAGCTTGAGACAGATAAAGTAAACGTTGAAGTGAATGCAGATGCTAGTGGAGTTATTGCTGAGTTGTTGAGAGAAGCAGGAGACGACGTAGAAGTCGGCGATGTCATTGCTAAAGTCGATGAAAACGGTGAAGGCGGAGGTTCAGATGAAGACACTTCTTCTGATGAAGAAGAATCTGAACAAGAAGAAAAAGCAGAAGAATCCAACAAAGAGAAAGAATCTGAGAAAGAAGAGCAGCAACAGTCTTCTGAAGAGAAAAAAGGGTCTTCCAGTAAGGATTCTAAAGACGTGATTGCTACTCCTGCCGCTCGCAAACGTGCGCGTGAATTAGGGATTGACTTGAGCGAGATTTCCGCTCGCGATCCCCTTGGCCGCATCCGTCCGGAAGATGTCGATGCAGCTGCTAAAGGAGAAGCTAAGCAAGAATCTAAAGGTTCTTCCAAGTCTTCTTCTGAGGACACACCTAAGAAGCAAGAGAAGAAAAAAGAAGAAACGAAGAAAACAGAGTTTGATAAACCAGTCGAACGGGTGAAAATGTCCCGCAGACGCCAAACGATTGCTAAGAGACTCGTTGAAGCCCAGCAGGAATCTGCGATGCTTACAACCTTCAACGAAGTAGATATGACCAATGTTATGAAGCTGAGAAGTGAACGTAAAGAATCCTTCCTTAAGAAACATGACATCAAATTAGGATTCATGTCCTTCTTCACAAAAGCTGCAGTTGGAGCATTGAAGGAATTCCCATTACTCAATGCAGAAATTCAAGGCAACGAAATCATTAAGAAACAGTTCTACGATATCGGGATGGCGGTATCAACAGACGAAGGTCTAGTCGTTCCTGTTGTCCGTGATGCGGATCGTTTGGACTTTGCCGGTATTGAAAAAGGAATTGCTGACCTTGCGACCAAAGCACGTAACAAAGAGCTGGGTCTTGAGGACTTGCAAGGTGGATCCTTTACAATCACGAACGGTGGAATATTCGGATCTATGCTTTCCACACCGATTTTGAATGCACCTCAAGTAGGAATCCTTGGTTTGCACAACATTGAAAAACGCGCGAAAGTCATGCCGGATGACACAATTGAAGCTCGTCCGATGATGTACATTGCTCTTTCCTACGATCACAGAATCGTAGATGGAAAAGATGCGGTACAGTTCTTGCGCAGAATCAAAGAAATGATTGAAGATCCATTCGATCTATTGCTTGAAGGTTAA